A window from Vespa velutina chromosome 13, iVesVel2.1, whole genome shotgun sequence encodes these proteins:
- the LOC124953795 gene encoding uncharacterized protein LOC124953795 isoform X3, giving the protein MNQNIDLTRVSPVSLVKNERGGGAQIRNTLLRVNMDSHVGLDYIVDNPDYCVKLASALDTACTSVKKQVVELLSALCVYSQDGRQRAIDTLHTYQERKGERYRLRVVIDELQKATAEDYQTVLLAFINCLVISTPVLKDRIRIRNEFIGLKLLPILNELRKSHAPDLRVQLDVFDDQRESDEVLSNNGPPEIDLSSHVDVFYAILGQIADTPQEIPFLSILQHLLRLDPKDAASDLAWDTAETLVHRATLLESREDATKLLRSPSLQTNNLCCHCRGNDQTCGTSRKASLPVSNTTAPTLTSATNTSVTTPPNPPPSSGLVLPPPPPPPLFIIPTNSNAPMDPPLPPPLHVPQVTRAPTPEVPNNHARLLPQQETPTPKTKMKTINWNKIPNHKVIGKRNIWSLVANEHQNLPNADLDWAEMEGLFCQQVPPMMPPVTCSSTYGTGMDAEKRRREPTEIALLDGKRSLNVNIFLKQFRSSNEDIIQLIKDGGHDDIGAEKLRGLLKILPEVDELEMLKNFDGDKSKLGNAEKFFLQLIQVPNYKLRIECMLLKEEFAANMSYLEPSINSMILAGEDLMTNKPLHEVLYMVLVAGNFLNSGGYAGNAAGVKLSSLQKLTEIRANKPGMNLIHYVALQAERKRKDLLNFAKDMSALEGATKTTIEQLNNEFNTLDTKIKKIKNQIQLPSTEIDIQEQMAQFLQMAEQEMAQLKRDIEELENVRRTLAEFFCEDINAFKIEECFRVFHQFCQKFNQAVAENERRRIQEEQVLARRKQREEQLMARKRLLSNQTETPNSESECNLMDYGLLDLHTGLPQRSYSRSEAKIKRLQNGVVTSDDDVSITGSPNIRRRLGSCSGGPEQQSTKEDTYSPDITPNGTLRRRRSRIPCEDDDGNLMDFLRTSGQENTRERKSWGSLDRSWARRARGQARRGDLLNADFSADRERPSSPSPLAESKPFLQEEEAKPGKAWRQKIEAWLSENEKEDRAGEELQRKARQLRQANRRSFEDSESEGKNSIRNTLVEDDSMHEGYSEVYDWRPSVEKTDVMRTMEAIEEAQPNPSQKDKSPWRKSSLNVPNSMEETDPRYSRRLRSRLSTENILAPSPLQAIREEDRKKNKISETVNANTQDELTIYLRQPYTGSQTPTTRRFSKLVKKNSDDENGNISDKIEIDSDNIETPPATRRLISPPKEVKPVEKEPCKRERCSSSLQSRESKTVSLKPVSVNADLGTGNFDRYSATRRTRRYKKMSDPTEKDTKKEDTVSQQIFEEKSTERPSTLSLTEDGQEEDAMLRVWQEKLKHSETTTTEKIDAALAEIARSGEDLQHLSRSNVQRNSRLPVSQPPPVVAVTNTVLSPVMQESRPREPVTILAERAVSSRERHRSMIDPSQVKEAIRVTSSPPSQINQSPIRNLNCEQTVSDRKIVEDHIITIDQTDMNELSSNVDTDRKTVSNEVIQTMEDPPKQSSMFRNRFIPDINVTNASPLSLGTTVKGRDQELNDEGFEETQSLVSESLSQETSSGNYETDAHDSTRYSPAELRYTGTIVTQCRPNDEEEEEVDVRHIIKEPAKNVFAKTTVPVRGTNNEKSFLPKRTANMKRENNRKVESLKRNPTVMASNIRNEVERSGSRSSLRSSRSSLNSATSVNTVRNLAPSHAHLRSYTSAIRALTNDLRKSSPSNTPLPPTVKKENDKRRTNPRIAVTRIPASRSSSSGSSVGPVARNVRKTNNVNKPRTIASRSSSSGSSIGQQSTISCQPGGEKVAPTKSRLLQPRAGTKNHSFMRPTASSASKGSIPNLPKSIKSLIK; this is encoded by the exons atTAGGAACACTCTTCTAAGAGTCAACATGGATTCGCACGTGGGCCTCGACTATATCGTGGACAATCCTGACTATTGCGTAAAACTTGCTTCGG CATTGGACACGGCCTGTACTTCGGTTAAGAAACAAGTCGTTGAATTACTCTCGGCGCTCTGCGTTTATAGTCAAGATGGTAGGCAGCGTGCTATCGATACGCTTCACACGTATCAG GAACGTAAAGGAGAACGTTATCGATTGCGAGTCGTGATCGACGAACTGCAGAAAGCAACGGCTGAGGATTACCAGACAGTATTACTGGCATTTATCAACTGTTTGGTTATTTCAACGCCGGTATTGAAAGATCGCATACGGATCCGCAACGAGTTTATCG GCCTTAAGCTACTCCCAATTCTGAACGAGTTGCG GAAAAGCCACGCTCCGGATCTCAGAGTGCAATTGGATGTTTTCGACGATCAACGCGAGAGCGACGAAGTATTATCGAACAACGGACCACCGGAAATCGATTTGTCCTCCCACGTTGATGTATTTTATGCTATTCTTGGACAG ATCGCAGACACCCCACAGGAAATACCATTCTTAAGCATCCTCCAGCATCTGTTGCGACTGGATCCGAAAGATGCTGCGAGTGATCTAGCGTGGGACACAGCAGAGACATTGGTCCATCGTGCAACGTTATTGGAAAGTCGAGAGGACGCTACAAAATTACTGAGATCGCCTAGTCTTCAA ACGAATAATCTATGCTGTCATTGCCGAGGAAACGATCAGACGTGCGGTACGTCTCGAAAAGCGTCACTTCCGGTGAGCAATACGACTGCACCAACGTTGACATCAGCAACGAATACGTCAGTAACAACTCCGCCTAATCCACCCCCTAGCAGTGGTCTTGTATTGCCACCACCTCCTCCCCCACCACTCTTTATTATTCCGACTAACTCGAATGCTCCAATGGATCCACCTTTGCCACCGCCGTTGCACGTGCCACAGGTTACTCGTGCTCCTACTCCTGAAGTACCCAACAATCATGCGAGATTACTTCCTCAACAGGAGACACCAACTCCTAAGACTAAAATGAAAACCATCAATTGGAACAAGATTCCTAATCAtaag GTGATTGGCAAGCGAAATATATGGTCGTTAGTTGCTAACGAACATCAAAATCTTCCAAATGCTGATTTAGATTGGGCTGAAATGGAAGGTTTATTCTGTCAACAAGTACCACCGATGATGCCACCGGTAACTTGTTCTTCGACGTACGGAACAGGCATGGACGCTGAGAAACGTCGACGAGAACCAACCGAG attgCCCTGCTCGATGGAAAAAGAAGTCTGAACgtcaatatatttcttaaacaATTTCGaag ttCGAACGAAGATATAATTCAACTGATAAAAGATGGCGGACATGATGATATCGGCGCGGAAAAGTTACGCGGTCTGTTAAAGATACTACCGGAGGTTGATGAATTGgaaatgttgaaaaatttcgatGGTGACAAATCGAAGCTTGGAAACgctgaaaaattttttcttcaacttaTTCAAGTACCTAA tTACAAGCTACGAATCGAGTGTATGCTTTTAAAGGAAGAATTTGCTGCTAATATGAGTTATCTCGAACCAAGTATAAATTCAATGATTCTTGCTGGTGAGGATCTTATGACTAACAAACCGCTTCATGAGGTTCTTTATATGGTCTTAGTCGCTGGAAACTTTTTAAATTcg ggTGGCTATGCAGGAAATGCAGCTGGAGTTAAATTGTCTTCTTTACAGAAATTAACCGAAATTCGTGCGAACAAACCGGGAATGAATTTAATACATTACGTAGCTTTg cAAGctgagagaaaacgaaaggatTTGCTAAATTTTGCTAAGGACATGAGTGCTTTGGAAGGAGCGACAAA aacGACGATCGAACAATTAAACAACGAGTTCAATACATTAGACaccaaaataaagaaaatcaagaatCAAATTCAATTACCATCGACTGAAATAGATATTCAAGAACAGATGGCACAATTTCTACAG ATGGCTGAACAAGAAATGGCACAATTGAAAAGAGACATAGAAGAGTTGGAAAACGTTCGACGAACATTGGCAGAATTTTTCTGCGAGGACATTAATGCCTTCAAAATAGAGGAATGTTTTAGGGTATTCCATCAGTTTTGTCAAAAATTTAATCAGGCTGTCGCGGAAAACGAAAGGCGAAGGATTCAAGAGGAACAGGTATTAGCGAGGCGAAAGCAACGTGAAGAACAATTAATGGCTAGGAAAAGATTAC TGAGTAATCAAACAGAAACACCTAACTCTGAATCTGAATGTAATCTGATGGATTATGGTCTTCTTGATCTCCATACTGGCTTACCTCAAAGAAGTTACAGTCGTAGCGAAGCAAAG ATCAAAAGATTACAAAACGGTGTTGTTACCTCGGACGACGATGTTTCTATTACCGGCTCACCAAATATACGACGAAGATTAGGCTCGTGTTCTGGAGGTCCTGAACAACAGTCCACCAAAGAAGATACTTATTCGCCag ACATAACACCTAACGGTACCCTTCGTCGAAGAAGGAGTCGAATACCGTGCGAAGACGATGATGGTAATTTAATGGATTTTCTCCGAACTTCGGGTCAGGAGAAtacacgagaaagaaaatcatggGGCAGCTTAG atcgaTCGTGGGCACGAAGAGCTCGCGGTCAAGCACGAAGGGGCGATTTATTGAATGCCGATTTTTCGGCTGATCGAGAAAGACCAAGTTCGCCATCACCTTTAGCCGAGAGCAAGCCATTTTTGCAAGAAGAGGAAGCAAAGCCAGG gAAAGCATGGAGGCAAAAAATTGAGGCTTGGCTGTCAGAAAACGAGAAGGAAGATCGTGCGGGAGAAGAACTTCAAAGAAAGGCCAGACAATTGCGTCAAGCAAACCGTAGGTCCTTCGAAGACTCAG AAAGTGAAGGCAAGAACTCCATCAGAAATACCCTGGTTGAAGACGATTCTATGCACGAAGGTTATTCCGAAGTTTACGACTGGCGGCCATCCGTTGAGAAAACGGATGTAATGCGTACGATGGAAGCCATCGAAg AAGCCCAACCGAACCCATCGCAGAAAGATAAATCACCTTGGCGAAAGTCGAGTTTGAACGTACCAAATAGCATGGAAGAGACTGACCCACGTTACTCTCGTAGGCTAAGATCCAGACTCAGTACTGAAAATATCCTTGCTCCTAGTCCATTACAA GCGATCAGAGAAGAGgacagaaagaagaacaagatcAGCGAGACGGTGAATGCGAACACTCAGGACGAACTAACCATTTATCTTCGACAACCTTATACAGGCTCGCAAACTCCAACCACAAGAAGATTCTCGAAGCTTGTTAAGAAAAATTCTGATGATGAGAACGGCAACATCAGTGACAAGATTGAAATTGATTCGGATAATATTGAGACACCACCGGCAACCAGACGACTTATCAGTCCACCGAAGGAGGTTAAACCGGTCGAGAAAGAACCATGTAAACGAGAAAGATGTAGTAGTTCTCTTCAAAGTCGAGAATCGAAGACTGTTTCGTTGAAACCTGTTAGTGTTAATGCTGATCTTGGTACCG gaAATTTCGATAGATACTCGGCcacaagaagaacaagaagatataaaaaaatgtccgATCCTACGgaaaaagatacgaaaaaagaagatacagTGAGTCAGCAGATCTTCGAAGAGAAATCAACGGAACGACCAAGTACATTGTCGTTGACTGAAGATGGACAGGAAGAAGATGCTATGCTCCGAGTCTGGCAGGAGAAATTGAAACATTCAGAAACAACAACGACTGAGAAGATTGATGCTGCATTGGCTGAGATTGCTCGATCAGGGGAAGATCTACAACATTTGTCACGTTCGAACGTTCAGAGAAACTCTCGACTTCCTGTTAGTCAACCACCTCCTGTTGTAGCTGTTACCAATACAGTTTTGAGTCCAGTGATGCAGGAATCAAGACCAAGGGAACCAGTGACAATCTTAGCCGAAAGAGCCGTAAGTAGTCGTGAACGTCACAGAAGTATGATAGATCCAAGTCAGGTAAAGGAAGCTATTCGAGTAACCAGCAGTCCACCTAGTCAGATCAATCAAAGTCCTATAAGGAATCTAAATTGTGAACAAACCGTATCAGATCGTAAGATCGTAGAAGATCACATAATTACGATCGATCAAACGGATATGAACGAGCTCTCTTCAAACGTAGATACCGATCGAAAAACTGTATCCAATGAGGTGATCCAAACGATGGAAGATCCTCCTAAACAGAGCTCCATGTTTAGAAATAGGTTTATTCCTGACATAAATGTCACAAATGCATCACCGTTATCTTTGGGGACGACTGTAAAGGGTAGAGATCAGGAACTGAACGACGAAGGATTCGAGGAGACCCAAAGTCTAGTTTCGGAATCTTTGAGTCAGGAAACGTCATCAGGGAATTATGAAACTGACGCTCACGACTCTACACGATATTCCCCAGCTGAATTACGTTATACCGGGACGATCGTAACTCAATGTCGACctaacgacgaagaagaagaagaagtggatgTACGACATATCATTAAGGAACCAGCCAAAAATGTCTTTGCAAAGACTACTGTCCCAGTTAGAGGGACGAACAACGAAAAGAGTTTTCTACCAAAACGTACGGCTAATATGAAACGTGAAAATAATAGGAAAGTTGaatcattgaaaagaaatccTACTGTAATGGCGTCGAATATTAGAAATGAGGTCGAACGTTCTGGTTCTCGTAGCAGTCTTCGTAGCTCTAGAAGTTCATTGAACAGTGCTACCTCTGTTAATACTGTAAGAAATTTGGCGCCCTCTCATGCTCATCTTCGTAGCTACACGTCCGCAATTCGTGCGTTGACTAATGACCTCAGGAAAAGTAGTCCTTCAAATACACCCCTACCGCCAAccgtaaaaaaagagaacgataaaAGACGAACCAATCCACGAATAGCCGTAACTAGGATTCCTGCCAGTAGGAGCAGTAGCAGTGGTAGCAGCGTTGGTCCTGTAGCAAGGAATGTTAGAAAGACGAATaat GTGAACAAACCTCGAACGATCGCTTCTCGTAGCAGTAGCAGTGGCAGTAGCATCGGACAACAATCAACGATATCCTGTCAACCTGGTGGTGAAAAGGTTGCACCCACCAAGAGCCGATTATTACAACCTCGTGCCGGCACGAAGAATCATAGTTTTATGAGACCTACGGCTTCCAGTGCAAGTAAAGGTTCTATACCGAATCTTCCGAAAAGTATCAAAAGCTTGATCAAatga
- the LOC124953795 gene encoding uncharacterized protein LOC124953795 isoform X2, with product MNQNIDLTRVSPVSLVKNERGGGAQIRNTLLRVNMDSHVGLDYIVDNPDYCVKLASALDTACTSVKKQVVELLSALCVYSQDGRQRAIDTLHTYQERKGERYRLRVVIDELQKATAEDYQTVLLAFINCLVISTPVLKDRIRIRNEFIGLKLLPILNELRKSHAPDLRVQLDVFDDQRESDEVLSNNGPPEIDLSSHVDVFYAILGQIADTPQEIPFLSILQHLLRLDPKDAASDLAWDTAETLVHRATLLESREDATKLLRSPSLQTNNLCCHCRGNDQTCGTSRKASLPVSNTTAPTLTSATNTSVTTPPNPPPSSGLVLPPPPPPPLFIIPTNSNAPMDPPLPPPLHVPQVTRAPTPEVPNNHARLLPQQETPTPKTKMKTINWNKIPNHKVIGKRNIWSLVANEHQNLPNADLDWAEMEGLFCQQVPPMMPPVTCSSTYGTGMDAEKRRREPTEIALLDGKRSLNVNIFLKQFRSSNEDIIQLIKDGGHDDIGAEKLRGLLKILPEVDELEMLKNFDGDKSKLGNAEKFFLQLIQVPNYKLRIECMLLKEEFAANMSYLEPSINSMILAGEDLMTNKPLHEVLYMVLVAGNFLNSGGYAGNAAGVKLSSLQKLTEIRANKPGMNLIHYVALQAERKRKDLLNFAKDMSALEGATKTTIEQLNNEFNTLDTKIKKIKNQIQLPSTEIDIQEQMAQFLQMAEQEMAQLKRDIEELENVRRTLAEFFCEDINAFKIEECFRVFHQFCQKFNQAVAENERRRIQEEQVLARRKQREEQLMARKRLLSNQTETPNSESECNLMDYGLLDLHTGLPQRSYSRSEAKIKRLQNGVVTSDDDVSITGSPNIRRRLGSCSGGPEQQSTKEDTYSPDITPNGTLRRRRSRIPCEDDDGNLMDFLRTSGQENTRERKSWGSLDRSWARRARGQARRGDLLNADFSADRERPSSPSPLAESKPFLQEEEAKPGKAWRQKIEAWLSENEKEDRAGEELQRKARQLRQANRRSFEDSESEGKNSIRNTLVEDDSMHEGYSEVYDWRPSVEKTDVMRTMEAIEEAQPNPSQKDKSPWRKSSLNVPNSMEETDPRYSRRLRSRLSTENILAPSPLQAIREEDRKKNKISETVNANTQDELTIYLRQPYTGSQTPTTRRFSKLVKKNSDDENGNISDKIEIDSDNIETPPATRRLISPPKEVKPVEKEPCKRERCSSSLQSRESKTVSLKPVSVNADLGTGNFDRYSATRRTRRYKKMSDPTEKDTKKEDTVSQQIFEEKSTERPSTLSLTEDGQEEDAMLRVWQEKLKHSETTTTEKIDAALAEIARSGEDLQHLSRSNVQRNSRLPVSQPPPVVAVTNTVLSPVMQESRPREPVTILAERAVSSRERHRSMIDPSQVKEAIRVTSSPPSQINQSPIRNLNCEQTVSDRKIVEDHIITIDQTDMNELSSNVDTDRKTVSNEVIQTMEDPPKQSSMFRNRFIPDINVTNASPLSLGTTVKGRDQELNDEGFEETQSLVSESLSQETSSGNYETDAHDSTRYSPAELRYTGTIVTQCRPNDEEEEEVDVRHIIKEPAKNVFAKTTVPVRGTNNEKSFLPKRTANMKRENNRKVESLKRNPTVMASNIRNEVERSGSRSSLRSSRSSLNSATSVNTVRNLAPSHAHLRSYTSAIRALTNDLRKSSPSNTPLPPTVKKENDKRRTNPRIAVTRIPASRSSSSGSSVGPVARNVRKTNNQVNKPRTIASRSSSSGSSIGQQSTISCQPGGEKVAPTKSRLLQPRAGTKNHSFMRPTASSASKGSIPNLPKSIKSLIK from the exons atTAGGAACACTCTTCTAAGAGTCAACATGGATTCGCACGTGGGCCTCGACTATATCGTGGACAATCCTGACTATTGCGTAAAACTTGCTTCGG CATTGGACACGGCCTGTACTTCGGTTAAGAAACAAGTCGTTGAATTACTCTCGGCGCTCTGCGTTTATAGTCAAGATGGTAGGCAGCGTGCTATCGATACGCTTCACACGTATCAG GAACGTAAAGGAGAACGTTATCGATTGCGAGTCGTGATCGACGAACTGCAGAAAGCAACGGCTGAGGATTACCAGACAGTATTACTGGCATTTATCAACTGTTTGGTTATTTCAACGCCGGTATTGAAAGATCGCATACGGATCCGCAACGAGTTTATCG GCCTTAAGCTACTCCCAATTCTGAACGAGTTGCG GAAAAGCCACGCTCCGGATCTCAGAGTGCAATTGGATGTTTTCGACGATCAACGCGAGAGCGACGAAGTATTATCGAACAACGGACCACCGGAAATCGATTTGTCCTCCCACGTTGATGTATTTTATGCTATTCTTGGACAG ATCGCAGACACCCCACAGGAAATACCATTCTTAAGCATCCTCCAGCATCTGTTGCGACTGGATCCGAAAGATGCTGCGAGTGATCTAGCGTGGGACACAGCAGAGACATTGGTCCATCGTGCAACGTTATTGGAAAGTCGAGAGGACGCTACAAAATTACTGAGATCGCCTAGTCTTCAA ACGAATAATCTATGCTGTCATTGCCGAGGAAACGATCAGACGTGCGGTACGTCTCGAAAAGCGTCACTTCCGGTGAGCAATACGACTGCACCAACGTTGACATCAGCAACGAATACGTCAGTAACAACTCCGCCTAATCCACCCCCTAGCAGTGGTCTTGTATTGCCACCACCTCCTCCCCCACCACTCTTTATTATTCCGACTAACTCGAATGCTCCAATGGATCCACCTTTGCCACCGCCGTTGCACGTGCCACAGGTTACTCGTGCTCCTACTCCTGAAGTACCCAACAATCATGCGAGATTACTTCCTCAACAGGAGACACCAACTCCTAAGACTAAAATGAAAACCATCAATTGGAACAAGATTCCTAATCAtaag GTGATTGGCAAGCGAAATATATGGTCGTTAGTTGCTAACGAACATCAAAATCTTCCAAATGCTGATTTAGATTGGGCTGAAATGGAAGGTTTATTCTGTCAACAAGTACCACCGATGATGCCACCGGTAACTTGTTCTTCGACGTACGGAACAGGCATGGACGCTGAGAAACGTCGACGAGAACCAACCGAG attgCCCTGCTCGATGGAAAAAGAAGTCTGAACgtcaatatatttcttaaacaATTTCGaag ttCGAACGAAGATATAATTCAACTGATAAAAGATGGCGGACATGATGATATCGGCGCGGAAAAGTTACGCGGTCTGTTAAAGATACTACCGGAGGTTGATGAATTGgaaatgttgaaaaatttcgatGGTGACAAATCGAAGCTTGGAAACgctgaaaaattttttcttcaacttaTTCAAGTACCTAA tTACAAGCTACGAATCGAGTGTATGCTTTTAAAGGAAGAATTTGCTGCTAATATGAGTTATCTCGAACCAAGTATAAATTCAATGATTCTTGCTGGTGAGGATCTTATGACTAACAAACCGCTTCATGAGGTTCTTTATATGGTCTTAGTCGCTGGAAACTTTTTAAATTcg ggTGGCTATGCAGGAAATGCAGCTGGAGTTAAATTGTCTTCTTTACAGAAATTAACCGAAATTCGTGCGAACAAACCGGGAATGAATTTAATACATTACGTAGCTTTg cAAGctgagagaaaacgaaaggatTTGCTAAATTTTGCTAAGGACATGAGTGCTTTGGAAGGAGCGACAAA aacGACGATCGAACAATTAAACAACGAGTTCAATACATTAGACaccaaaataaagaaaatcaagaatCAAATTCAATTACCATCGACTGAAATAGATATTCAAGAACAGATGGCACAATTTCTACAG ATGGCTGAACAAGAAATGGCACAATTGAAAAGAGACATAGAAGAGTTGGAAAACGTTCGACGAACATTGGCAGAATTTTTCTGCGAGGACATTAATGCCTTCAAAATAGAGGAATGTTTTAGGGTATTCCATCAGTTTTGTCAAAAATTTAATCAGGCTGTCGCGGAAAACGAAAGGCGAAGGATTCAAGAGGAACAGGTATTAGCGAGGCGAAAGCAACGTGAAGAACAATTAATGGCTAGGAAAAGATTAC TGAGTAATCAAACAGAAACACCTAACTCTGAATCTGAATGTAATCTGATGGATTATGGTCTTCTTGATCTCCATACTGGCTTACCTCAAAGAAGTTACAGTCGTAGCGAAGCAAAG ATCAAAAGATTACAAAACGGTGTTGTTACCTCGGACGACGATGTTTCTATTACCGGCTCACCAAATATACGACGAAGATTAGGCTCGTGTTCTGGAGGTCCTGAACAACAGTCCACCAAAGAAGATACTTATTCGCCag ACATAACACCTAACGGTACCCTTCGTCGAAGAAGGAGTCGAATACCGTGCGAAGACGATGATGGTAATTTAATGGATTTTCTCCGAACTTCGGGTCAGGAGAAtacacgagaaagaaaatcatggGGCAGCTTAG atcgaTCGTGGGCACGAAGAGCTCGCGGTCAAGCACGAAGGGGCGATTTATTGAATGCCGATTTTTCGGCTGATCGAGAAAGACCAAGTTCGCCATCACCTTTAGCCGAGAGCAAGCCATTTTTGCAAGAAGAGGAAGCAAAGCCAGG gAAAGCATGGAGGCAAAAAATTGAGGCTTGGCTGTCAGAAAACGAGAAGGAAGATCGTGCGGGAGAAGAACTTCAAAGAAAGGCCAGACAATTGCGTCAAGCAAACCGTAGGTCCTTCGAAGACTCAG AAAGTGAAGGCAAGAACTCCATCAGAAATACCCTGGTTGAAGACGATTCTATGCACGAAGGTTATTCCGAAGTTTACGACTGGCGGCCATCCGTTGAGAAAACGGATGTAATGCGTACGATGGAAGCCATCGAAg AAGCCCAACCGAACCCATCGCAGAAAGATAAATCACCTTGGCGAAAGTCGAGTTTGAACGTACCAAATAGCATGGAAGAGACTGACCCACGTTACTCTCGTAGGCTAAGATCCAGACTCAGTACTGAAAATATCCTTGCTCCTAGTCCATTACAA GCGATCAGAGAAGAGgacagaaagaagaacaagatcAGCGAGACGGTGAATGCGAACACTCAGGACGAACTAACCATTTATCTTCGACAACCTTATACAGGCTCGCAAACTCCAACCACAAGAAGATTCTCGAAGCTTGTTAAGAAAAATTCTGATGATGAGAACGGCAACATCAGTGACAAGATTGAAATTGATTCGGATAATATTGAGACACCACCGGCAACCAGACGACTTATCAGTCCACCGAAGGAGGTTAAACCGGTCGAGAAAGAACCATGTAAACGAGAAAGATGTAGTAGTTCTCTTCAAAGTCGAGAATCGAAGACTGTTTCGTTGAAACCTGTTAGTGTTAATGCTGATCTTGGTACCG gaAATTTCGATAGATACTCGGCcacaagaagaacaagaagatataaaaaaatgtccgATCCTACGgaaaaagatacgaaaaaagaagatacagTGAGTCAGCAGATCTTCGAAGAGAAATCAACGGAACGACCAAGTACATTGTCGTTGACTGAAGATGGACAGGAAGAAGATGCTATGCTCCGAGTCTGGCAGGAGAAATTGAAACATTCAGAAACAACAACGACTGAGAAGATTGATGCTGCATTGGCTGAGATTGCTCGATCAGGGGAAGATCTACAACATTTGTCACGTTCGAACGTTCAGAGAAACTCTCGACTTCCTGTTAGTCAACCACCTCCTGTTGTAGCTGTTACCAATACAGTTTTGAGTCCAGTGATGCAGGAATCAAGACCAAGGGAACCAGTGACAATCTTAGCCGAAAGAGCCGTAAGTAGTCGTGAACGTCACAGAAGTATGATAGATCCAAGTCAGGTAAAGGAAGCTATTCGAGTAACCAGCAGTCCACCTAGTCAGATCAATCAAAGTCCTATAAGGAATCTAAATTGTGAACAAACCGTATCAGATCGTAAGATCGTAGAAGATCACATAATTACGATCGATCAAACGGATATGAACGAGCTCTCTTCAAACGTAGATACCGATCGAAAAACTGTATCCAATGAGGTGATCCAAACGATGGAAGATCCTCCTAAACAGAGCTCCATGTTTAGAAATAGGTTTATTCCTGACATAAATGTCACAAATGCATCACCGTTATCTTTGGGGACGACTGTAAAGGGTAGAGATCAGGAACTGAACGACGAAGGATTCGAGGAGACCCAAAGTCTAGTTTCGGAATCTTTGAGTCAGGAAACGTCATCAGGGAATTATGAAACTGACGCTCACGACTCTACACGATATTCCCCAGCTGAATTACGTTATACCGGGACGATCGTAACTCAATGTCGACctaacgacgaagaagaagaagaagtggatgTACGACATATCATTAAGGAACCAGCCAAAAATGTCTTTGCAAAGACTACTGTCCCAGTTAGAGGGACGAACAACGAAAAGAGTTTTCTACCAAAACGTACGGCTAATATGAAACGTGAAAATAATAGGAAAGTTGaatcattgaaaagaaatccTACTGTAATGGCGTCGAATATTAGAAATGAGGTCGAACGTTCTGGTTCTCGTAGCAGTCTTCGTAGCTCTAGAAGTTCATTGAACAGTGCTACCTCTGTTAATACTGTAAGAAATTTGGCGCCCTCTCATGCTCATCTTCGTAGCTACACGTCCGCAATTCGTGCGTTGACTAATGACCTCAGGAAAAGTAGTCCTTCAAATACACCCCTACCGCCAAccgtaaaaaaagagaacgataaaAGACGAACCAATCCACGAATAGCCGTAACTAGGATTCCTGCCAGTAGGAGCAGTAGCAGTGGTAGCAGCGTTGGTCCTGTAGCAAGGAATGTTAGAAAGACGAATaat CAGGTGAACAAACCTCGAACGATCGCTTCTCGTAGCAGTAGCAGTGGCAGTAGCATCGGACAACAATCAACGATATCCTGTCAACCTGGTGGTGAAAAGGTTGCACCCACCAAGAGCCGATTATTACAACCTCGTGCCGGCACGAAGAATCATAGTTTTATGAGACCTACGGCTTCCAGTGCAAGTAAAGGTTCTATACCGAATCTTCCGAAAAGTATCAAAAGCTTGATCAAatga